A single Panthera uncia isolate 11264 chromosome E2 unlocalized genomic scaffold, Puncia_PCG_1.0 HiC_scaffold_19, whole genome shotgun sequence DNA region contains:
- the NTF4 gene encoding neurotrophin-4 gives MLLSPSCSLPILLLFLLPSVPMEPHPPPLPLPPFLAPEWDLLSPRVVLSRGTPAGPPLLFLLEAGTFGEPAGRPANRSRRGASETAPASRRGELAVCDAVSGWVTDRRTAVDLRGREVEVLGEVPAAGGSPLRQYFFETRCKADSTEEGGPGGGGGGCRGVDRRHWVSECKAKQSYVRALTADAQGRVGWRWIRIDTACVCTLLSRTGRA, from the coding sequence ATgctcctcagcccctcctgctccctccccatcctcctccttttcctcctccccagcGTTCCAAtggagccccaccccccacccttacCACTGCCCCCCTTTCTAGCCCCTGAGTGGGACCTCCTGTCCCCCCGAGTAGTCCTGTCCAGGGGCACCCCCGCCGGGCCCCCTCTGCTCTTCCTGCTGGAGGCCGGGACTTTTGGGGAGCCAGCAGGCCGCCCTGCCAACCGCAGCCGGCGAGGGGCGAGCGAGACAGCACCCGCAAGTCGCCGGGGAGAGCTGGCTGTGTGCGATGCGGTCAGCGGCTGGGTGACAGACCGCCGGACGGCCGTGGACCTGCGTGGGCGTGAGGTGGAGGTGCTGGGCGAGGTTCCCGCGGCTGGCGGCAGTCCCCTCCGCCAGTACTTCTTCGAGACCCGCTGCAAGGCTGACAGCACCGAGGAAGGTGGCCccggtgggggaggagggggctgccGGGGTGTGGACCGGAGGCACTGGGTATCTGAGTGCAAAGCCAAGCAGTCCTACGTGCGGGCACTGACCGCTGATGCCCAGGGCCGCGTAGGCTGGCGATGGATTCGGATTGACACTGCCTGCGTCTGCACGCTCCTCAGCCGGACTGGTCGGGCCTGA
- the KCNA7 gene encoding potassium voltage-gated channel subfamily A member 7, whose translation MEPRCPPPCGCCERLVLNVAGLRFETRARTLGRFPDTLLGDPARRDRFYDCARREYFFDRHRPSFDAVLYYYQSGGRLRRPAHVPLDVFLEEVAFYGLGAAALARLREDEGCPLPPERPLPRRAFARQLWLLFEFPESSQAARVLAVVSVLVILVSIVVFCLETLPDFRNDRDSPGLAAVAAAGPFPARLNGSSPVPGTLSRMPFDDPFFMVETLCICWFSFELLVRLATCPSKAAFFKNVMNLIDFVAILPYFVALGTELARQRGVGQPAMSLAILRVIRLVRVFRIFKLSRHSKGLQILGQTLRASMRELGLLIFFLFIGVVLFSSAVYFAEADREDSHFTSIPESFWWAVVTMTTVGYGDMAPVTVGGKIVGSLCAIAGVLTISLPVPVIVSNFSYFYHRETEGEEAGMYSHVDTQPCGPLEGKVNGGLVDGEMPELPPPLWAPPGKHMVTEV comes from the exons ATGGAGCCGCGGTGCCCGCCGCCGTGCGGCTGCTGCGAGCGGCTGGTGCTCAACGTGGCCGGGCTGCGCTTCGAGACGCGGGCGCGGACGCTGGGCCGCTTCCCGGACACGCTGCTAGGGGACCCGGCGCGCCGGGACCGCTTCTACGACTGCGCGCGCCGCGAGTACTTCTTTGACCGGCACCGGCCCAGCTTCGACGCCGTGCTCTACTACTACCAGTCCGGCGGCCGGCTGCGGCGGCCGGCGCACGTGCCGCTCGacgtcttcctggaggaggtggcctttTACGGGCTGGGCGCGGCGGCGCTGGCGCGCCTGCGCGAGGACGAGGGCTGCCCCTTGCCGCCCGAGCGCCCCCTGCCCCGCCGCGCCTTCGCGCGCCAGCTCTGGCTGCTCTTCGAGTTCCCCGAGAGTTCGCAGGCCGCGCGCGTGCTCGCCGTCGTCTCCGTGCTCGTCATCCTCGTCTCCATCGTCGTCTTCTGCCTCGAGACGCTGCCCGACTTCCGCAACGACCGCGACAGCCCGGGGCTCGCTGCCGTGGCGGCTGCCGGCCCG tTCCCTGCTCGGCTGAATGGCTCCAGCCCAGTGCCCGGAACCCTGTCTCGCATGCCCTTCGACGACCCGTTCTTTATGGTGGAGACGTTGTGCATCTGTTGGTTCTCCTTTGAGCTACTGGTGCGCCTGGCGACCTGCCCAAGCAAGGCGGCCTTTTTCAAGAACGTGATGAACCTCATCGATTTTGTGGCCATCCTCCCCTACTTTGTGGCGCTAGGCACCGAGCTAGCCAGGCAACGGGGCGTGGGCCAGCCGGCCATGTCACTGGCCATACTACGAGTTATCCGACTGGTGCGCGTCTTCCGGATCTTCAAGCTGTCCCGGCACTCAAAGGGCCTGCAGATCTTGGGCCAGACACTACGGGCCTCCATGCGTGAGCTGGGTctcctcatcttcttcctcttcatcgGTGTGGTTCTCTTCTCCAGCGCGGTCTACTTTGCGGAGGCCGACCGGGAAGATTCCCATTTCACCAGCATCCCTGAGTCCTTTTGGTGGGCGGTGGTCACCATGACCACGGTCGGCTATGGAGACATGGCACCCGTCACTGTGGGTGGCAAGATAGTGGGCTCTCTGTGCGCCATCGCCGGTGTGCTGACCATTTCCCTGCCTGTGCCGGTCATTGTCTCCAACTTCAGCTACTTTTACCACCGGGAGACAGAGGGCGAAGAGGCCGGAATGTACAGCCATGTGGACACGCAGCCCTGTGGCCCACTGGAGGGCAAGGTCAATGGGGGGTTGGTGGACGGAGAGATGCCTGAGCTACCACCTCCACTCTGGGCCCCCCCTGGGAAACACATGGTCACCGAAGTGTGA